DNA sequence from the Malus sylvestris chromosome 10, drMalSylv7.2, whole genome shotgun sequence genome:
AACAATGGATTCGCCCTTCCCCTATCCAAACACAACCTGTTGGCGTTCGCGTTTGAGCTGCCGCttggacttcttctccttcaccaCACTAGTCTGGGAAGCCTTTGATTTCCCCTCCGAGACGGCGTCGTTCTGGTCGTTAGAGAGACCTCTGATTGGGGGAGGGCGAAGGAACTGTTTCTTCACGGGAGCGATGCACTTGGCCACCAGCTCCTCCGGCGTTCGCTCAGAGCCGCCGTTCCTAGCCTCGGGAACCGGGGCGGTTTCGGCGGGAGACTCGTCCATGGAGGACTGAGTTGACTCGTGCTAACTCGGAGGCTTGGTAGGGGTTTATGGAAATTGTTAAGGGTTCACTGGTGCATTGGAGTCTGAGTGAGGGTAGGGTTTTGCAGTGCGTTTAGGTGACCCGAAACGACGTTCAAATTTAGCGTGTCGACCCGACCCAGGGAGCCCGGTTGTAGTTTTGATTGCACTGCACACGGGTGGGTCGGTGGGTTTGGAATTCAACCCGTTAGCCTATCTTATAGGTTCGGGTTAGAATTGTTCCAAATTTATGGCCACCCAATTCCATTTGAAACCAATCTACCCAAATTATTCTTTAAGCGGGTTTAGGTTGGAAGAAAATTGGCAAACCAATCTACCCAAATTGCTACTAGACCCGCCCAATATTTTATTTCTCCACCTACATTATAATATCACTCATcacaaaaagttaaaatattatttttcactATTATTTCTAAAATAACTTGTAGAATATattcaaattcttttttatttttattacgtAAATCACATTTTACACAATTCTCGACGTTTTCTCCGTCCTCCATCACGCCACCTGCCCAAGAACATCGTCTTCCACTTCATCGGCGTCTCTCACCGCAACTGCCGCTACTATATCGACTCCAACCTCTACCACTTCGACTCCAACATCATCTGGACAAAATATCATGCGAAGATATATGGCCGTCAAACAGAGCTTAAATCATTCCAAACGCCGCCGCAACATCCAATCCCCACCCACCCTTTCCACCTACCATCTTGTACATCTCCCCTTCCCCTTTGTTCCCTCCGATCTCAACGAGCTCCGCTATCTAATGGCTATGCAGCTGATCGCGACTATGTCGTGGCTCCTCCGATCAAACCTGGTAGAGGGAACGTATGAAGGCTACTTTCGTAATTACATAATACTCTTCGATGAAAAGTTGAATCGCTGCCAATGCCATTGTCGCAGGTGCCCTCCAAACATCATCTACTCCAACTCCAACCAGTGCCACTGCTgccatctttctctctcctcagagagggagagagatttgGTTAATAGGTTGCAGTTAAGGGAGAGTttataggattttttttttcctttggtctTAGATGTCATTTTACAATGGATAAAAttgtattaaattttttttattaaaatgtgaGTGGAAAGATAAGATAGTGGGGTGGGTTCATCACCACTCTTATTCTTTAAGCGGGTTAGGTTGGATGGGTTACACGAATTGCTGTAATTggtttctttcttatttttaatgtgAGTATAAGTGAAgaataattaatacttgcatgaaAATAGGtctaaaattatataaattgtaGATTCAGTGTTGTAGAATTACTACATGTTACATGATATATAAATTTCACTATTCAAATAAAGTATTAACAATAAGTGTGTTCAAAGGTTATTGAATTTTATGTATATTTTTATCTAATATACATGTAAAGGTTATTGAATTTTATGTATATTTTTATCTAATATACATGTACGTTTAAGAATTATTGTCATTTGAGTTAATAACCCAACCTATATATAGAATTGGTGATTAGgtttttaccaaaaataaataaaaatttaatgtcAAAATCCAACCCTATCCAACCTATGGGTTGGTTTGATCGGGTTGGTTGGTAAATTCACTTAAATGCCCAAACCTAGCATCGAGCTCAAGTAGGATGGTTTCAAAGAGCGGTTTAGGAGTAAGGAAGGACCacattaagggctggtttggtattgctgtgctttgaaaaaagctgttgtgagaataagcggttgtgctgtgaggataagcggctgtgaaataaatcagcagagcgtTTGGTAAACGTTTTTGTAAAAaagcttttagaaaaaaaaagtagtctgatagtgggtcctttcattaaaggagcactgtagctccatgtgctttgaaaaaaagccagttttccaaagctacaaatagcagcttcagctttttcctttgatttcagcttattctcacagtagcttccaaaataaaccctttttttttcagtttaccaaacacctaaaaccctcacaacttttttttataggtgctttttttttaagcacctcactcccaaactaggtctaagtCATGAACTACATTTATCTATTTTTATTGGTAGAGATCAAAGGAACTCAAACCAGAACAACAGTACTAGATCACAATTATTATTACCTAAAACCCAGATGTACGTTGTAGTCTTTTCTCTCATACGATTCCTTAGCTAACAGTAGATATAATTCCTTTtcaaggggggggggggtaaagtCACTTTGTGTTGATTATTTTCTAAATATAagttttcttcttctgcttgtaaaaaaggaaaaaataaattaatcattTGGTGGATCTCAGAGATTTGGTGGATCTCAGAGACCGtttgagacaaaaaaaaaaaaaaagaaggggggGGGGACTTGAAATAGGTTTAAATTTGTAAGCAATTACTAGATATAGtccaattttatttaattattggtTTAAGTCCAGTGACTCATTGTccatgtcattttattttcattttttgtcaaaattaccCCTCTATTAACATTATCCTTTAATTCTAGATTTACTTGTATTatcaaattaattataattgaTTATTTATCATTAAAGTAATCCCATAATTATAGGATTAGTTTGAAATAATATTATCTCTTCTTCCTCATAACTTCGGTACAAATAGTATTATCTTTTATGCGTGGtgatcttcttcctccttggaaCCCATAACCGTGTGTGTTCATGCTGGAACATTTAACCACAAGGCTAGGAAGAAAGCCTTCTAAACCATAACCGTGGGTGTTGATGTGTATATATAATTGTAGACTCTCAgtattaatttctttcttagttttttgtttgtttatatgaacttttctttttataagtaAAAACGTTATAGCAAATgcactttatttattttgtttgtatACCTAATACAGAGGTAGACGTAGAAAATAATTTTGTCTTTCTATAGAGTAAGTAGAATATATATGCTTTATAGGTATAAAGTATTATAATTGATTATTTATCTTTAAATAATACCCTACTTGTAGAATTAGTTTTAAAGTATATATCTTCTTCCATAACTCCCGTATACAATTTGTGCTGTGTTCTCCGATCCCCTTCCTTCTTGTTCAGTCTTCTTCTTTCAAGCTCTTAtgatttcttcctcctttttgaAATACAAGGTcacaatttctaattttttcagTGGTATAGAGCTTTGAAGTATGCCAATACACCAACAAAAGGTGCGTTGATGTACGtggttggttttggttttggttttgtagCATTAATAGTGCATGCATGAAACTCATAATTTGATTGGGAACATTGCCATGAAAATATGAGTTTCATGCATGCACTAttaatttcttcctaatttttagtTTGAACTTGGATtatatgtatttttcttttcaaccttTATAGGAAATGCATTGCTTTGTTTATCTACCTGTATTATATATCTGTAATGAATCTATTTGTACATTTTGTTTATTCTACCCATGTTATAGATTAATTGTATTTTATCTACCTATATAATACAAATTTTTATGTCTCAAATTAATTGTGTTATCTACCTATACGATCTGTTTTTGCTCATTATTCTATCTATATCACATATTATTTTGTGTTATCTATCTATATGATAGGTTTTTATTCATAGTCTACCTATATCATAGaataattaatattatctaCCTACATCACAAATTTTTTATGTACCTaacatttcttttaatttttaaacttataagATTGGTTGTAATGTGTTTTTTGTAACGACCCGAAATTTCTAATTTGGAAGCCAAACACACAGGTAGGCCACAAATAAATAATGGTTAATTATAATTCTAACTAAccacactaaaaaaaataatcattttgttaaatttatggttgcatctaacattttggttagattgcctacgtaccctaaatgaagggatcaagccattcgtagttcacgtGACGCTTCTAGACAACATACAAATATTTCATTCCGATCCAATGGTTAGATCTCTGCCAATCACAAAATCAAGTGACagtcaacgttttattttacaaaattgcaAATCCAagtcgggaagatccgtacaacagattcccgatccgtaagttcctgaGGTCATCAAATATTACGTATGATAAGGTCTCATAGTTTAGTAACGATTCAACGGTCGGATTGTCGATTCCTAAATTGACCAACTAATGTATCGTAATGAATTTAGGTTCAAATAATCGACCTACGTCATACAAATACCAAATTTGAATTCAAGACACCTAATTTAGCTTAAATTGGCATCAACGACCCTCAGCCCAAGTTTTGCCGCACGCGCCGCCACGAGTGACGGTCGGCCGCCCCAACTTGCTTGAAAAttccactatttctaaaaaatttcaaattgtacagaaataaaaatctcaaagagtagaacaaaatttatacctgtggccaagttcaatttggccggaaaacaccTCAATTTGCCACTTATCCGCCAGAACCCTAAAATTTTGGTGTCCTCGTTTTGACTCCATAGCAGCTCTAACGCCCCTAAACTTGTTTgagctttgttcttgagttttagatgagtgttttggtggtggtaattaaTTTAATCAAACGTTTTCTAGTTTTCGCAGCAAACTTGGAAATCCAAATCATTTCTTTCGAATTCCGTCGTCCAAATGAAGCCTtcgatttgaaaaaaaatacagtTGAAACATGGTGGAGTTTGAGCCGCTTCTTGGCTCAAATGGCTTGCATCAGTATGCAAATGGACACAGAAGGGAATATGCAGATGTCCAATGCATTacaaattaggggtgggttaaaaaaataaaaaaaaccggATTAAACACTGAATCGAaacagaaaaattgaaagaaaaaaaaaactgaactgaaaaagaaaaaatcgaaccgaactaaatcttattggttcggtttcggttttcaaGGTTCAAAAACCGAACTAAATCGAACCGAATCGAACCGAATCCTTTTACATATGAATGTATGCCCATGATGTTTCTTTTGTGAAACTTTGTGGCCAAGTTTGGAACTAACTTAGGGCTTTTTCAATTAACATACTTGATCCAATTAGAGAGGATATTTCATTGATTATAGAGGAAATTTTTGGATGACTTTAGAATTTGGAAGagcttatttatttgtttgcttTTTGAATGGGTACGGtgatcatttttctttaaaattgagGTTGTTGATAGAATATGAATGATATATATGATCTTGTATATATTTAACTACCTTCCCACTTTCCCCTTTCcctattttcttattattagtctatCAAGGCAAGCCTCTTATCtaaatttcatattaaaaaaagatCAAGTTttataagaataaaaaaaataaaaaaataaaaactaaaaccgtactgaaaccaaaccaaacaaacGAAATCGAAAAAAAATACGAACCGAATGAAACCGAACCTACCCCTACTACTAATGTCCTTCCTAAGAAGGGGCAATTGAAATTCTGTGACTGAATACAACAGTCTGTTAACCGAAGGAAGATGGAAGTACTCAATTATCGAAAATTTCTCCCATTGATTTCATTGAATACAGCCACATGCCAATGAAGATATCCGTTAAATTCAGAGACACGAGAGGGAGagtaggaagaaaaagagagaggtaCCTAGAAAGGAAACATCCAAATTATTGCTTCTGACCTACTTGATCGTTATGTAGCGATTTGTCCCATGTCTGGCCCAGTATTCTTTCAAATCCAGCGGTATTGACAAATCATGACCATCTGCTGCCAGCCGACTAAGCAATCTAGTAAAAACACTTCCGCTCATCTTCCGCCCACCCATCCGTGCATGGCGCTTATTTGGCATCTGAGGTAGCGGATACATAGACATATGGGTGGTGCAACAAGATGACTGCCACCCGCCATTCCCCCATTTGTAGCACTGCCGCGGAATTCCAGTGCATGAACAAACTGGCACTGGCATTGTAGACTCGTCGAACGAGACAAGATTCAAACCCAAATCATGAGTATCCCACTCTGATTTATACTTAATCCCATCCGAGGAAGCCTGCCTATTCAAATCTTCGCCTACCTTTTTCCGTGACTGCTTTGCCCTGGATGCCTTGTTCTCCTTTGCTCGCTTTGTCTGACGTGACTTGACAGCTTCAGGAGATATAACTGAAATAGGGTAGGCCTCAGTTATATGCACATCTTTTGTGCTGTAATGAACATCAGCCAGGGTAACTGAATGGTTTGAGGGGCGCGGCACGCGTTTAGCTCCACGTTGAGCTCCACCACCCAACGGGAAGTTGACAGCATTATCCCGCGAATGAAGGGCTGCATAGGCGTTGTCCCGTTCCATCAGGGCACTATCACGCTGAGTAAGTGCCTCATCTCGCTGTCGGAGTGCCTCATCTCTTGCAGCCAAGGCTTCATTCTTTTCAGCAAGTGCTGCATTTCGTTCTCGAATAGCAGCATCCCTGTCAGCAATAATGGACATGATCTTCTTGTTCATGACTAAGGCATTTGGTTCCTTCGCTTGCTGTTGGGCCATCATATTCCACTGCACATTTCAATTCTACCCCATTCAAATGGATCTATAATTGCATAAGAAAACAAACATATTAACAGCACATAGTAAAACATGCTTTCTTCTTACCGGCGATGCCACCCCCCCTCTGTAATAGTCCATCTTGTGTCTCCCATTTTCATGTTGCCGACCATCATCCATTTTCGAAATATTAGCAGCAAGTGCTGAAAATGTTAACCACTAAACGTTTGTTAACATCTGGAGTCAGTGAGACACAGATCTTCCCTATTAAAATGAGAACTCAAAACTGAACAGAAAAACTCTATTTCAAGTTAAAGACTTAAAACAATAACAAAGTAATGGATCGAAGAAAGTCTCTTGaaacaattatttatatttagaGATGGAAAAAGTTTGAagtcttttcagattttgtggatTAAAATGACATCTGAAATTAAATCCAATTCCGCAGAGAAACTACATGCCTTGGTAAAAAGCATCAATCTGACGAAACAATGCCCATAAATCACAGAAACAGCTCAATCCTCTAGCTATCAGAGAAAGGTTTGTTCTGAGTGTGAAATGTGAACGCATCACAAAGTAGCAGAGACTCTAAATAGCAAATACAACCCAAAACACACTAGTTTTTCAAGAAGCACATTTACACCTAATCATCTCGCCAAATCAGTCAAAAGTTACGCTTCAAAAAAATAGCCATATTACTCAAATGTTATCATATCCATCAAGTCATGTACTAAGAAATATTTCAAATTCTgctcaaaaaaagaaaaacagctCTAATAGCATGAAAGTTGGGCTAATGATATTGGAAATTCTTCTGTAGCATACTGCATACATcatgaagaagacaaggaaatgAAAAGGGTGCAAGTCCATCAGATGCTCACTGTAAATTACAACTGCTAATAGTATCACCAGCTCAGTCCCTGACCACAGAATGATGCTAATAACCTACACAAATCAAATCATGTACTAAAAGGTATTTCAAAAACCATGGAGTGTTGTAATGGTATTGACATTGCTTGTGTAGCTTACTTTACGAAGAAGACAAGAAAGCAAGGGGTGCAACGTCAATCAGATGCATAGAGAAAATTACAACTATTAATAGCATCCCCACCTGAGCCCTGACCATAGAATCATGCTATATCAAATATGAACTACAAATATCTCAAGTAGCATGAACAGTTCTAATGAAATGGACATTGCTTCTGCGGCCTAAAGGCTTTTACATCACACATTGCACACTATAAATGATAAGAATACTTCTTTTTATAACCTTAAGGTTGTTCCTAAAATCTTTCTGAAAAAAATGTATCTTATATCTCATTTCTGCAAATGTTCAAcatcattatttattttcaaacaCTTCAAAATGACATGGACATTGCTTCTGCAGCTTACTTCACAATGAAGACAAGATACCGAAGAGGGTACAATGTCCATCAGATGCTTAGGAAGGTTGTAACTGCTGATATCACCAAGTGATCATGAAGTCAGTACAAACATGAAAATCTGGTCTATATGGAACAGTAGAGAGGGTAAGATATATTTGATAATATCCCACCCCCATTATACATATACTTTTTCTatcatttttatcttctttattatTAGTTGGTACTTTTTACATCCCATCCCAAACCACTTGAGCCAAACCCAAAAGAGCACTGCCATTGTCATAAGAGATTCTTAGATTTTAATCATCAAAATGCAAAGTGTTGAAGTCTGGTACAAAATACATCGTTTAAACAGAAATTGACCCAGGTGGACTGAACGCACTgtttatagaaagtttgaaacATAAAACACCTTTATTGAATACAAATACAATTAACAAGAATATGGGTTAGTCATAACAAAAAAGTGTGAACTACACATTGAGAATGAGTTCTAATTTGCATTAATACCTTAGGAAGTGTAAAATACAAATtttaagcaaacaaagaaaaagactaTTTTCCAGGGCACACGGTAAGAAAACTAGAATACTTCAAAACTTACCCTTTCCTCCTCTCCTGCTATCTGCTGACCGAATAGCATGAATACGTCCCCATGCTTAATAGAGCTAAGGTTACAGGTACACAATAAGTGGGAAATGTGTTGCAGTTAGAACATATTGAATCCTACCTGAAACACTccaaagggaaaaaaatatgTGTTAGTTGCAGGAGGCTTATACATATGCAAGAACGCGTGAATATGCAATTATgcatatataagtatatatataatagtttGAAAGAATAACATGTGTGCATGCTTAAATTTAAATATCATTACACATAATTACAGTTAGTGATAAAGAAGTGAGATCCAGTCATAACTTCAACGTACAATGTCATTACACATATAAGGGCAACCATCATTAAAATGACCCACACATTGAAGGGGCGGGGGTGTGTGTGGAAGTAACAACAAACAAATATCTTTCTGAAACTATAGCATTATGAAATCACTAGGTATAAGCGAGTATCCAAAAAAGTGGAAGCTTTGCACTAAATGCTTATTCTATGGTGATGGAAAACTACAATTcttcaaaataaatatataaaaaagaatGTCACTATTTCAAACTTTAGAACTgcttaatatttttttgttgcagTTTTAAACTATTCAGTAACTTATGGTCTCAAAAGTGAACAAGTACGTATTCATCAACAGGTTTAATATTCCTAAAAAAAGCAAATCCTTTACACTTTCAAGCACTCTGTTGCGGTCCTCAACTCGTGTAAACAATCATTCACAAGCTCAAAATATCATAGTTTGTGAAGAAATATATGCTGTTACAACCTAACTGTGATTCATCTTTTCCACTGCCAAAACAGTagcaagacaattttttttttggttctttttgttCAAATTGATTAAATCGAAATCCTAAAAGCAAATATTAATCTCTCAGTTACATTAACAAACCAAAAAGCAAGcactcactctctttctcttgcAAACTAAATCACCGGCTAATATCTAAACAAGTACGAGCTAAACGTGCCCAACTCCGAAGTGTACACAGCTCAATCTCAGACAAAATATTCAGATTTCGACGAGAAAAAAAGGTTTTGAAACCTCATTCTCATGTTCAATTCAACTGCTTATCTCTCTATCACATTATACCACCGCAAACCAAATTCAAATGTTGTTCAAATTGATTAAATCAAAATCTTAATTCAACTACTAATCTCTCTATCAAATTAACATCAATTATTGATCAAGATTAGCCTAACCAATCACACTAACTAAACGTGCAACATATCCAAGTGTTAAAAGGGCAAAGCAGAAAGAAGAAACGGTAATTCAAACAAGCATGAGCTGAACAGAAGCAATTTTACAGAGATTAAACAGCTCAATCTCAGTCAAAACATAGAACTAATCCGCCTTGAgaagaaaaagcaaaaaatgTGTATTGATATACTAattgaatgataaaaatttcGAATTTCCGGCGCTGGAGCTTCACTGAAATTAGGTTTCCGAGCAGGAAATTTCGAATGAGGATCTCCGAGATTGAAGCTCGAAAGCTCGAAAGCTCGGAAGCTCGAAGCGTAGAGTGTGTGAAGGAGAATAACTCACAGAAATTGGAGAATCCGCATAGACTCCGATCGATTCGCGTACTTTCAAGTTTCAGGTTTGAAGAGTTTCCGTTTTCTGAAAGAACAAACagcgcagagagagagagagagagagagagagagagagagaggagagagaggcgTGGTGAGTTTGATTTTCTGTCGTGCGTCAATCATTTTCGTGCAATATAGAACGACATCGTTACGGTACCCAAGTTTAAAAAAAACGACAACTTCAAACATTCTAGATTTTTTGTGCAATTTTGCTCACTTTGCTAAATTTTTTTGGTGTGGGCCACTCGTCCGCTTAAGAAACAGATTAGGTGCACAAATTGAATCTTTTGAAAAATATATCGTGAGAGAAATTTGAGATTCGACACCATGATAAAATACTACCTGTATGATGAGACCATGTTCCGAACCATTGTATTTGGGTTCAATTATATTTTTGCTCACCTCTTAAATTAGAGAAATTTTTAGGTGCAGACAGTTTACTTCACTTGTCCATCCAAAATGCACATAAAAGGGAGACACATACATCATTGCATAATGCTCTGCTAGAATGAGATCGTGCACAATGGTGAAGCCAGAAATTGTCGGGAGGAGAGGTGAAAATGGGTACTGTTGACCAACTCATTGGAACGATTTCTCAGTCACACGAAGACCCAACGGATCATAGAACATGCAAGGCTTTTTCTCTATGTTCTTTGACATAAGAATCTGGTTTACGTATTTGAAAACAGGTTCGGAGAAATCATTGTCACCAGAGGGCTCAGTCTTAGGCAGAGAAAATGAGCCTCCACCTGGTGGACTCAAACTATTACATGGAACAAATGACTCCACTTGTCGTCATGCTAACTTTAGGAACAATATTACCCTGTTCGAATCGAGTGGAAGGGACAATGATTATCCATAAAGTTAAGATCCGAAGATAGCTAGTTAAATTGATATTCATTTATGAGATTTGGTATCCATAAAGTTAGGCCGCCAATACTTAAACCATTCATGTAATCAGGAATTCCATTGAAAGTTGTGTAATTGGTACCAGGTGAAATACACTACAATAAAAACTTAGAAGCAACTATACTGACTAGTCAGATGAACTAGTCAACTGAGTACAAGTTGTTAGATATCCACAAGCATATAAACCAAGTAAATTGATATTGCTAAAGCAAGACAAATGATCTCCTGTTATTGTTTTAGCCCTTGTTCTTGAGTTAAGTTTACTTAGTTAATGAAGTGTCAATACTAGCACACCTTACAAAGTTTATCTCTAACAATGATTATTTGGATATAAAGGTAACTTTGCAAAGTATTGAACACAAGGAAGTTTTTGGCTTGAAAAATCCACCTATGGGTTAAAAAAACCGGGAACTCTCCACTAAGTCCAATCCACTAATGTAAACAAGGTTCATACAAAGACCACAtaagctcaattcctagatcTCTATCTATGGAGCAGCTTTATCTTTGTGTAACCTTGCCTTACACGAGACAGaatctgtggatgcaaatttcttcctccttgatcttggtcaaaattgcacctacaaaacaaataacaccttaggtcgaggtcaagagcctcacacgcccatGATGAATAGGGgggttttggccgaagaacttctaatgccaaagttagaattttgagggaaaattgtttggagaattttgagaatttagcaagagaattgaaattgggttttggagagaatgagagGCTTTTATAAAGGTGTGGCTGACCTTCTTGGGTGAGAGAGGATCAGCCACTTGTCTCTCTTTGTGGACTAGGTTcttgatttgtgtttaattggGCATAAATGaacaattaactaattaattagccaattaatggaataattgcctaattgattagctaattagtataataa
Encoded proteins:
- the LOC126584943 gene encoding protein BASIC PENTACYSTEINE4-like isoform X1 — protein: MDIVPSSVSCLHCEWLTFSALAANISKMDDGRQHENGRHKMDYYRGGVASPWNMMAQQQAKEPNALVMNKKIMSIIADRDAAIRERNAALAEKNEALAARDEALRQRDEALTQRDSALMERDNAYAALHSRDNAVNFPLGGGAQRGAKRVPRPSNHSVTLADVHYSTKDVHITEAYPISVISPEAVKSRQTKRAKENKASRAKQSRKKVGEDLNRQASSDGIKYKSEWDTHDLGLNLVSFDESTMPVPVCSCTGIPRQCYKWGNGGWQSSCCTTHMSMYPLPQMPNKRHARMGGRKMSGSVFTRLLSRLAADGHDLSIPLDLKEYWARHGTNRYITIK
- the LOC126584943 gene encoding protein BASIC PENTACYSTEINE4-like isoform X2 produces the protein MLFGQQIAGEEERWLTFSALAANISKMDDGRQHENGRHKMDYYRGGVASPWNMMAQQQAKEPNALVMNKKIMSIIADRDAAIRERNAALAEKNEALAARDEALRQRDEALTQRDSALMERDNAYAALHSRDNAVNFPLGGGAQRGAKRVPRPSNHSVTLADVHYSTKDVHITEAYPISVISPEAVKSRQTKRAKENKASRAKQSRKKVGEDLNRQASSDGIKYKSEWDTHDLGLNLVSFDESTMPVPVCSCTGIPRQCYKWGNGGWQSSCCTTHMSMYPLPQMPNKRHARMGGRKMSGSVFTRLLSRLAADGHDLSIPLDLKEYWARHGTNRYITIK
- the LOC126584943 gene encoding protein BASIC PENTACYSTEINE4-like isoform X4 codes for the protein MMAQQQAKEPNALVMNKKIMSIIADRDAAIRERNAALAEKNEALAARDEALRQRDEALTQRDSALMERDNAYAALHSRDNAVNFPLGGGAQRGAKRVPRPSNHSVTLADVHYSTKDVHITEAYPISVISPEAVKSRQTKRAKENKASRAKQSRKKVGEDLNRQASSDGIKYKSEWDTHDLGLNLVSFDESTMPVPVCSCTGIPRQCYKWGNGGWQSSCCTTHMSMYPLPQMPNKRHARMGGRKMSGSVFTRLLSRLAADGHDLSIPLDLKEYWARHGTNRYITIK
- the LOC126584943 gene encoding protein BASIC PENTACYSTEINE4-like isoform X3; its protein translation is MDDGRQHENGRHKMDYYRGGVASPWNMMAQQQAKEPNALVMNKKIMSIIADRDAAIRERNAALAEKNEALAARDEALRQRDEALTQRDSALMERDNAYAALHSRDNAVNFPLGGGAQRGAKRVPRPSNHSVTLADVHYSTKDVHITEAYPISVISPEAVKSRQTKRAKENKASRAKQSRKKVGEDLNRQASSDGIKYKSEWDTHDLGLNLVSFDESTMPVPVCSCTGIPRQCYKWGNGGWQSSCCTTHMSMYPLPQMPNKRHARMGGRKMSGSVFTRLLSRLAADGHDLSIPLDLKEYWARHGTNRYITIK